The region GGGATTTTTGGCCTTATTTGGCTATGTTTTGATACTTTGATATGCTTTTGGACTTGAGTCCTCACCAAGCCTCTTCTATGACTCTTTCTACACCCAGTAACTTAACCTCTTCACATTGTACATGGTTTTATGAAAGAGCCCTTGCAGTGAAGGTCTTTTTTGGTGGCATTGTTTGTTCCTGCACAGACTTTTCTCCTTATAAAGCCTGGGAGGAGTTGGTGAAAGACCTTGACTGTACAAAAGCACAAAGGATTTACTCCTTGTTGAAAATGATTGTCCATTTTTAACCACATTTGTATGGATAAATACCACCCTGTTATGGTTCACAGAAGCAAAACTGAGGTGGAAAGTGATTCTTTACCAGGTTGTTTTTATCTGTTGCCTACCTGTATAAGCTACTATGCTCATTTGTGTTTGTCTAAGAGAAGCCTTAGTTTTCTCTGAGAGAAGAGGAGAATTTATCTCAGAGTTTTTCTGGGCTCCCAGCATGTTTAAATAGTCTTGGCAGCAGGATGCCTCTTCTGGCATTATTCCACCAGAAATCTGCTGTCTAGTAATCTGTTGTAATTCAGTCTGCTTGAAATTGCAGGGAGGATTGTTGAAAGAAGTGATAAATGTATGCCACCTGCTCCCACGGTTAGGTGCTGTGAGTATTcaatatgaagaagaaaatgctataGAGAGCAGTGTTCATGGAAAGAATAGGATTGGTAGGCAAGCATTCccagttcttttttaaataatgcatgtGCTGCATATTTACATCAGTGTGTCAGTGAAGGGAACCTGTAAGCTTTGGCTCATATCCAgagctaagaaaaaaatccataatgCACTGGGGCAAATGTTGCATTTTAGTCTGCTGTCCAGCTGGAggcccctctctctctccccttctctctttttaaaaatgtactttcttttaaaagagagtATACTCTGATTCTTTGATCAATGTAGAACATGTTCCCTGCAATGAACCTGTTTCTCTTGAGTATCTTAGGCTTCTGAAACTCTAAAGCAACAGTAAAGGTGGGCTGGAGTCCCCAGCCCTTGGAGAATGTAAGGAAGTCCAAAGAACTTCCCTCCACAGGGAGCTTATGAAAGAGTACATGACAACTCTCTAGAGAAGATACTACACCTTACTTTGTGAGCAACACTGCATCCACAAGAAGGACTAATGAGCCAGAGTGGTCCAGCATGGAAGCTGTACTCCAAGAAGAGATGAAGATagaaattttccagaaaatctTGTAGTAGTTGTATAGTGGTGATGGAGATATCTCCAAGTAGATCTTGTGCTTTTTGTGCTAAGGGGCAACAAGagcttttttctcttaagaagGGAACATCTTGGACATGCAGATTTAATGCCCATTAGAAGGGAGCCCTTTAAGGTTGAAAATTTACTTTGGTAAACTGTTTTTTAGTGCAACAGAAATATTGAACAACCGTGTATGTCCAGGTTAGCCTGTCTTGATGGATTTGGAATGTTCTTAATTGGATGGGTTCAaagggggtgggtgggaaagaatctgaaattaaaatggaagtttAAGCAGGAGGAAGAATATTGGAGCAGGGCATTTGGgtccagctgcatttttttgagTATAGTTAGAATTCTTATTGGGAAGAGGAAGTAAGAGAAGTGACTTTGTAGGTGTGTCATTATTAGCTTGGTGTACAGACAGAACACTTTGCTCTGTTCCATGCAGTGTATAACAATCACGTTATCTCACTGAATGCTGGATTTTGCAAATACAATCTAGAGAGCGAAGCCAAGCCAGCCTGCTAAAAGCAGCACCTGCATTCCAGTGGCTAGTGCCGATCATGTGATACAAGTTATAACCCAGGTAAAATGTTAATCACTAAACTTGGCACAGTTGaagcttttaatcttttattgcagttttctAGGGAGAGGCAAGTTATGGACAACAGcccagaaaaactgaagaaggagTTAGAGGAAGAACTGCAGCTAAGTAGTGAAGACTTGCGTAGCCATGCCTGGTACCATGGACGTATTCCTCGGCAGGTACGTGGTCTTTGCATTGCCAAATGTGCTTTGAGCTTTTATAGACAAGCAGAATTGCACTAAAGTACTATACACATCTCTGATATCTGCATTAATTTAGTAGAAACATAATGCTTATTTGTGTGAAAGCTATGGTATTTATCACAGCTTGGCATAAAATGAGGCTGAGGAAGGATTCAGGGCAGGCACTGGTGGAAAATATAGGTATTTCAGGATTTGTGTGCACTGAATAAAGGCGGAAATGGAATTTAAGCTTTATGTGAGAATAGTATCCCCACGTATTGTTCAGACACACTGACATTAATTTGGTTCAGTATTCTTAGCCAAAGTTAAAATGTTCTCGTTTGTTGTCTTTCTTGCACTTGgatttggggaaggggaaaaaaaaaccacaacaaaatcTATGCAATAACTTAATTTTGATCCTTACAAACGtagttaaaaatatgttaaagcTGTCGTTGGATTGGCACTTAGGTTCCCAGAGCACCTGGAGCTCCCCCTGCGGGCCTCCCTCCTGTGCGTAGCCGGCTCTCACCAGAGCTGcgagctgcctgctgcccttcACCTAAATAAGGagagcaggcacagcagccacATACACTGCACTTGATTAACTGTTAGATGTGTAGTTTATCACATGAAAGGACTAactccaaacagaaaaacaggatttCTCTGACTCTTCCTAGTACTATGCGGTAttcacaaagaatgaaaaatgaaagcttctgTCACTTAAGATAATAATGAAAGGACAATTTCCGGGGTCCTGTAGTAATGGCTTCTAAACTTCGGTGTGACTGTCTATTCAGATGCTTTAAACTCTAAAATCCTGAATCATTGCTTTCCCTTCATGTCTTATTTTCTATTAGCAAACCAGAAGAAATCTATATGCAAAAGTGGGTCATGCTTCTGGCTGCTGGGCATTTTCCAAGAAACCCCTCCAGATCTCTGCTGTGGGATGAGCTCTTAATTTTAGAATTGGAGACATCATTCTTCTACCACACTTCatgctttgctttgtctttctggCTTTGTCTGTCCTCCCAGAGCAGCCAAATTAAGTCCTATGTTTAAGAATATTTTGTTGCGATGTGTTGTTTGACTACTTGTTTTCTgattctgaaagtattttttgtataattctttttcctcaaaggTGGCAGAAGGCCTAGTTCAGAGAGATGGAGATTTTCTGATTAGGGATTCTCTCTCCAGTCCTGGGAACTTTGTTCTTACCTGTCAGTGGAAAAATACCtctcagcattttaaaatcaacagaaCAGTTCTAAGACTCAATGAAGCCTACTGTCGCGTTCAGTATCAGTTTGAACTTGAAAGTTTCGACAGTATCCCTGGCTTAGTTAGATACTATGTTGGGAATCGCACACCAATATCAAAGCAGAGCGgagcaattatttttcagcctATCAACAGGACTGTGCCTCTCAGGTGTCTAGAAGAAAAGTATGGTGTAACTCCACTCcgacaaaaagaaggaaaaacagaaactgcaaaaaggCTGAGTCTTGGTATATGCAGCATGCAATCCCCAGAGCAGAGCATACCCAGAGGAAATCTTTTGAGGTACTTTAATTTTGCTGTCCTTATGGAGGGAAATGAGGTAACTCTATCAGCTCCTGCTGTAGGTGATGTGAATTTTCACTCTGATTTTAGATGGAAGACTAGGTGTGAGGGTTTGCTGATTTTTAGCAAAGGATTTTTTAGGCCCTAAAAAATCCTTTGCTAAAAATCAGCAAATCCACAGAGTGAGAGCAAATGTAGACTCTGGAAGCACAACAGCGGTGCAACTTGTTCTTCAGTGACTTGGCAAATCTTGACTAGTATAAGacaaaggattaaaataaaatcttgctgctgctccagagaAGTCTTTCTTTCCATATTTGACATCTACAATAAAAATACCAAGTGTGGGAGAATGGATCCTAATTTCAGTGTCCAAATcaaatgttcctttaaaaagtcTTAACATTCAAAGAAACACCCTCACAAATGCTGCAGGGTCACACATATTATAGCCCATTTCATTGCTACCACAACAGCACGAAGTACCTTTTATTCTTATAAGCTGCCCAAGTGGAAAGCTAATGATCCTTGCACTGGTTATGATATATTCTGGCAATTAGGTATGTATGTTAAGAGTGTTGAATATATTGatatgtttttgtttgcatttttgtttaccctagaaacaaagaaaaaagcgGTAGCCAGCCAGCTAGTTTGGATCATGTTCTGGAGAAAAGATTCCCTTTAAAGGCTCACCAGTCAGAGAGCTATCTGCTAATAGGTATGTTTTGTAATTAAATGTTTCACACTTAAAATCTGTGCGTGCCCAGGTGGTCTGTTACACTTCAGACCAAAGTGAGACTGTTGAGTGTTCTGAGTACCGTATATACAGTTATATTTAATGGCCAATGTAAGCTGTGTTAGCATACTGCTTGCTCTTTAAGTCATCGGAAcaggttttttatttacaatgcACCAGCTAGTTGAGTACCTTAGCACACAACTCAGCAGGCTtccacactaaaaaaaaaagatagctaCAGTTGGCATTAGTATCCTTTTTGACAGTATTACCTTTCCTCACTTGTGCTGTACAAGAACTGACTTGTTTCACTCGTGTCATTCTGACAGAAGTCTATTAAGTAGAAGTGGTGTTTCATGGAAATCCTGGTAACTGCTTTTTCTCAGGGTAAAGTATGCAGGATGTGGTAGTGTTCCTCCAGGAGAAAAGCACTACCATGGCTTTTGTACTGAGTTCtgcccttctctctctcccccccatcccttttgtttttcattccttttgctgctgtctgGTTCCACGGCCACTGTCATTGTCTCCCTCCAGTGATACAAGGTGTACCAACACTTGATCAGTTGTTGATcatggcattttctttctcagattCTTCAGAGGTTTAAGCAATTGTTTCCATACTAACATACTGTGTAAGGAAGCTTGCAATGATGCATCTATTCCCATGTGGACAAATTCTAGTGTTTGACTTCCAAGGCTGCTAGTAATTTTGAACATGGTAGCTGTTAAAATTTATAGTGCCTATTGTGGAAAGACTTCTTGAGACAAAGATAATATTAAGTATTTGTATGGTGAGACTGTATTTTGATAGAAAGCATGTGCTCCTGTGTTTAACAGTGGGATGGACAGACATTCATAAAACAAGTTTCTGTCCATCTGTAGTTGAATTGATTATCTTATTCCAATACATGGCTacaaaaacttttcttttggtACTGTAACAGTTAACCTGAAGAGTACTGCCGTGTGTTTTGTCATGGGGTCCTCTAAGCGGGTTCTGGTATCATAGTGCTCACAAGTGGTGACAGGCTGTGATTTGCAGATTTTGTTGTCTACATAAATTGAGAGCCAGCTGGAAACAAGCAGGAAAGCCCACATGATGCAATGGGCCACTTTGCTGTAGATACCAGCAAATGCACTGAGAACTGCAGATTGGGAATGTCTGATATAGGGTTCAGTCCTATATTGGATGCTGAGGTTTGCATATGCAAGGAGTACAGGATGAGGCATAAATACACAGAAGTATATGGATGTGTTTCTCTAGCTCTTCAAATCAGCTACTGTTTAGCAAGATTAGCATCCCTGAAATTCATTCCTTCCATACCTTATTGCAGGTTCAGGCTTGACTTGGGGAAGCTTTCCTTTCATCTCAAACTTGTCATTCTCAGAAATGACTCATCTTTTATGTGGTGTGGCTGGAAGTTTCTGTTTTTATAGACTAGATCAGGTTACAAAGAAACCTCCTATTCCAAGCCATGGAGACTATCCAGCTCTGACAGTATAGCCTATGTATGCAGCAGGGACTGGAATTATTGTCAGCATTACCACAGAATAATATTATGGTGCAGCTGTTCTGTGTATTTGGGATTTTGGGAGGATCAGCAAGTGAATGGAATTTGCTGGCTAGCTCATTCctcaaaatataatttcatataCATTTTTGTCAGCAAGTAATTGACAGGATCGGACAATATTTTCCTCAGGAAATAGCATTAAGAGATGACCCCTGGGACAGGCATCAGGAATTGTATATGTTTTGGCCTTCTAAAATACCGTTTTCCCCTGCAGGTTCAAGACATCCATCTCGATTACCTGAAGCAGATGCAGACTCCTGTCCAAGCTCTCCTGCGTTTAGAACAGGCAGTGAACCTTCTCTAAGCCCCACAGTTGTTCAGAAAGTCACCTCTGAGTCACAAGTAGGGGAAGCTCTTAGAGGATCAGACAGTCAGCTCTGTCCGAGGCCTCCACCTAAACCCAGCAAAGCGCCCCTGATGAAGCCCCCCGGTTCTCCTTTAGCTTCCCGCAGTTCAGAAGGACACTATTGTGAGCTAAGCCCTGCCAGAGACCCTGCAGCAACAAAACAACATTTATGTCAGAAAAACAGCTATGTGGAACATCTGACACGAAAGGAGAGGGGAACACACTCGTTCAGGAACTCTGAAACAAACTATTTGATCCTGGAAGATGACTCTACACTGAACTCTGCAGGTCCTTTAGAAGCTTCAACTGAGATGGCCGAAGAAGACAGCATCTTTTCTGCACCTATTTTTGAGACGGTGTCTAGTTTTAAACCGAATGATTTTGAATCCAGACTACTTCCTCCTGAAAACAAGCCATTGGAAACATCAATGTTAAGAAGAGTTAAGGAGCTTTTCACCAACAACAATCCAAAGATTATTGCACAACATATTCTTAAAATGGACTGCaaggtaaacaaacaaacaaacaaattcttgcattttattttatattgtgcAAGTTTagactttttaaagaactgatTTGAAAAGATTAATGGGTAGATTTGCAGCTAATGTAATAAATGTATTGACTTGCTTGCAGGAATTTTTAgggtggggtggtttttttccccatttgaaGAACAAGAATGTTAACAAACCCTTTGGACTAAAGGTCTCCCACTGTCCTTGACTTTAGACTCAAATTCTCAGTGTTCCATACATCTTTTTAATCTCCTATCAGTTGCTGTGTATCTGTGATTCAGCCTTTCTTCTATACTGGCGGAAGAGCTATCTATGCTGCAAACCATTGTGGAAAGAACTACTCGTGACGGGAAATAGCTAGTTAGCTTGCAAGGGCAA is a window of Gymnogyps californianus isolate 813 chromosome 8, ASM1813914v2, whole genome shotgun sequence DNA encoding:
- the BCAR3 gene encoding breast cancer anti-estrogen resistance protein 3 isoform X1, translating into MRSATVWKSAEPKMIAAGKFSSLPRNGPVNHQFSLASSMDLLTTKPSPTEHHSDSFQDISIHGTLPRKKKGTIPTRSCDMFSHMGTLPYTRTHRQQPPFVQGVIEEYPPQNGKSSKLHARDQNILDPTLEYVKFSRERQVMDNSPEKLKKELEEELQLSSEDLRSHAWYHGRIPRQVAEGLVQRDGDFLIRDSLSSPGNFVLTCQWKNTSQHFKINRTVLRLNEAYCRVQYQFELESFDSIPGLVRYYVGNRTPISKQSGAIIFQPINRTVPLRCLEEKYGVTPLRQKEGKTETAKRLSLGICSMQSPEQSIPRGNLLRNKEKSGSQPASLDHVLEKRFPLKAHQSESYLLIGSRHPSRLPEADADSCPSSPAFRTGSEPSLSPTVVQKVTSESQVGEALRGSDSQLCPRPPPKPSKAPLMKPPGSPLASRSSEGHYCELSPARDPAATKQHLCQKNSYVEHLTRKERGTHSFRNSETNYLILEDDSTLNSAGPLEASTEMAEEDSIFSAPIFETVSSFKPNDFESRLLPPENKPLETSMLRRVKELFTNNNPKIIAQHILKMDCKVARILEVSEEMRRIMGVNSGLELITLPFGHQLRLDLIERHTTMAIGIAVDILGCTGNLEDRAATLNRIIQVAVELKDSLGDLYAFSAIMKALEMPQVTRLEQTWTSLRHCYTQTAIMYEKQLKPFSKALHEGQDQWNNTVSAPQNNVTVPLLMPLVTLMERQAVIFEGMDLWESSDQSCEIMLRHLATARQIAQNAEMYSLTAERMLEGFQPDEEMSEIFKTEFQMRLLWGSKGAQVNQNERYEKFSQILTALSRKLEPPPVKQVEQLSI
- the BCAR3 gene encoding breast cancer anti-estrogen resistance protein 3 isoform X2, which gives rise to MIAAGKFSSLPRNGPVNHQFSLASSMDLLTTKPSPTEHHSDSFQDISIHGTLPRKKKGTIPTRSCDMFSHMGTLPYTRTHRQQPPFVQGVIEEYPPQNGKSSKLHARDQNILDPTLEYVKFSRERQVMDNSPEKLKKELEEELQLSSEDLRSHAWYHGRIPRQVAEGLVQRDGDFLIRDSLSSPGNFVLTCQWKNTSQHFKINRTVLRLNEAYCRVQYQFELESFDSIPGLVRYYVGNRTPISKQSGAIIFQPINRTVPLRCLEEKYGVTPLRQKEGKTETAKRLSLGICSMQSPEQSIPRGNLLRNKEKSGSQPASLDHVLEKRFPLKAHQSESYLLIGSRHPSRLPEADADSCPSSPAFRTGSEPSLSPTVVQKVTSESQVGEALRGSDSQLCPRPPPKPSKAPLMKPPGSPLASRSSEGHYCELSPARDPAATKQHLCQKNSYVEHLTRKERGTHSFRNSETNYLILEDDSTLNSAGPLEASTEMAEEDSIFSAPIFETVSSFKPNDFESRLLPPENKPLETSMLRRVKELFTNNNPKIIAQHILKMDCKVARILEVSEEMRRIMGVNSGLELITLPFGHQLRLDLIERHTTMAIGIAVDILGCTGNLEDRAATLNRIIQVAVELKDSLGDLYAFSAIMKALEMPQVTRLEQTWTSLRHCYTQTAIMYEKQLKPFSKALHEGQDQWNNTVSAPQNNVTVPLLMPLVTLMERQAVIFEGMDLWESSDQSCEIMLRHLATARQIAQNAEMYSLTAERMLEGFQPDEEMSEIFKTEFQMRLLWGSKGAQVNQNERYEKFSQILTALSRKLEPPPVKQVEQLSI